In one Hymenobacter sp. DG25B genomic region, the following are encoded:
- a CDS encoding MATE family efflux transporter, with product MPLTAIRPHIKPTLLLAYPVVLSQLGHIMVSVCDSIMVGQTGTVPLAAVSLGVSVSTVVMVFGLGLSMSITPLVATADGQRDIPRIGQLLTNGVALCTVAGLVLAAFGLIVPDLLRYLNQPAEVVRLAAPWVRVLFASMIPLMIFQGFKQFAEGLGLTRQAMFLSIMANVVNALLCYALIFGHWGAPRMGMMGAAWATLIARVLMAALMAVYVLRAGRLKPYREAAGSWLTVSSGTMRRLLGLGMPIGVQMMFEMGAFSFSAIMIGWLGATALAAHQIAINVASVTYMAASGIAAAATIRVGNQRGLGSAHNTRQAGLTAYLLAFLFMSTMGLLLIMGRHFVPTLYNHDPAVLAQAATLLLVAALFQVSDGLQVVGLGALRGLEDVKVPSVVALLAYWAIALPLGYGLGFGLKMGATGVWIGLLTGLSLVAGVLLWRFRRLSAFAVNQQIAVAR from the coding sequence ATGCCTCTTACCGCTATCCGCCCGCACATCAAACCCACCTTATTGCTGGCCTATCCGGTGGTGCTAAGCCAGCTGGGCCACATTATGGTGAGCGTTTGTGATAGTATCATGGTAGGCCAAACGGGTACCGTGCCCCTTGCGGCCGTATCATTGGGCGTGAGCGTGAGTACCGTAGTCATGGTGTTCGGGCTGGGCCTTTCCATGAGCATTACCCCGCTGGTAGCTACCGCCGATGGGCAGCGCGACATTCCACGCATTGGCCAGCTACTGACCAATGGAGTAGCGCTTTGCACGGTAGCCGGCCTGGTGCTGGCCGCTTTTGGGCTTATTGTCCCCGATTTGCTCCGCTACCTGAATCAGCCGGCGGAGGTGGTGCGCCTGGCAGCCCCGTGGGTGCGCGTGCTGTTCGCTTCCATGATTCCGCTAATGATTTTTCAGGGATTCAAGCAGTTTGCCGAAGGCCTGGGCCTCACCCGGCAAGCCATGTTCCTGTCTATTATGGCCAACGTGGTAAATGCCCTGCTGTGCTACGCCCTGATATTTGGGCATTGGGGCGCCCCGCGCATGGGCATGATGGGCGCCGCCTGGGCCACGCTCATTGCCCGGGTGCTGATGGCTGCCCTCATGGCAGTGTACGTTTTGCGGGCTGGCCGCCTGAAACCTTACCGCGAAGCCGCCGGCAGCTGGCTCACGGTTTCCAGCGGTACCATGCGCCGGCTCCTGGGCCTGGGCATGCCCATTGGCGTGCAGATGATGTTTGAAATGGGCGCCTTCAGCTTCTCGGCCATCATGATTGGCTGGCTGGGCGCCACGGCGCTGGCTGCGCATCAGATTGCCATTAACGTGGCCTCGGTTACCTATATGGCGGCCAGCGGCATTGCGGCGGCAGCCACCATTCGGGTGGGTAACCAGCGCGGCCTGGGCAGCGCCCACAATACCCGGCAGGCGGGCCTCACGGCTTATTTGCTGGCTTTCCTGTTTATGAGCACCATGGGTTTGCTGCTGATTATGGGGCGCCACTTTGTACCTACCCTTTATAACCACGACCCCGCCGTGCTGGCCCAGGCGGCCACGCTGCTCTTGGTAGCCGCCCTGTTTCAGGTTTCCGATGGTCTGCAGGTGGTAGGCCTGGGGGCGCTCCGGGGTTTGGAAGATGTAAAAGTACCCTCCGTGGTGGCGCTGCTGGCTTACTGGGCCATTGCTCTGCCGTTGGGCTACGGGCTGGGCTTTGGATTGAAAATGGGGGCTACCGGCGTTTGGATTGGCCTGCTCACAGGTCTTTCCCTGGTGGCCGGGGTACTCCTGTGGCGTTTTCGTCGACTTAGTGCCTTTGCTGTGAACCAACAAATAGCTGTAGCGCGTTAA
- a CDS encoding DUF922 domain-containing protein, with the protein MLVWLSALLPASQQTTSAPATLEWQPNRPLTWTDFQARPTLPAELAALTSANLDVRVNCVNYQVTTTVRAVFTPSESWVRNASKAKPELLRHEQIHFDLTELHARRVRQKITLAKFNCDRLQPALNNFTRIAFNDWRREEAKYDMETNHGLNAAKQLAWEQDVQQRLQELSAFAAAN; encoded by the coding sequence ATGCTGGTTTGGTTGTCAGCCCTGCTGCCGGCCTCCCAGCAAACCACTTCGGCGCCAGCTACGCTGGAGTGGCAGCCTAACCGCCCCCTGACCTGGACTGATTTTCAGGCCCGGCCTACCCTGCCGGCTGAGCTGGCGGCCCTTACTTCTGCTAATCTGGACGTGCGCGTGAACTGCGTTAACTATCAGGTTACGACAACCGTACGGGCCGTTTTCACGCCCAGCGAGTCGTGGGTACGCAATGCTTCCAAGGCCAAACCTGAACTACTGCGGCATGAGCAGATTCATTTTGACCTAACCGAATTGCACGCCCGCCGTGTAAGACAGAAGATTACCTTGGCAAAGTTCAATTGCGACCGTCTCCAGCCCGCTCTCAATAACTTCACCCGTATAGCGTTCAACGACTGGCGCCGCGAAGAAGCCAAGTACGACATGGAAACCAACCATGGCCTGAATGCGGCTAAGCAGCTGGCCTGGGAACAGGATGTACAGCAGCGCCTGCAGGAACTTTCAGCGTTTGCGGCAGCAAACTAA
- a CDS encoding tRNA-binding protein, translating to MDSATVITWDDFARVDLRIGTILEAREFPEARKPAYQLLVDMGPEIGLKRSSAQITRRYQPQDLVGRQVLCVVNFPPRRIGPFSSEILVTGVADELGDIVLTTVDAPVPNGARLA from the coding sequence ATGGACTCTGCAACTGTTATTACCTGGGACGATTTTGCCCGCGTGGACCTCCGCATCGGCACCATTCTGGAGGCCCGGGAATTTCCCGAGGCCCGTAAACCCGCTTATCAATTGCTGGTAGACATGGGCCCGGAAATTGGCCTGAAGCGTTCCAGCGCCCAGATTACGCGCCGATATCAGCCCCAGGATTTAGTTGGCCGGCAGGTGCTGTGCGTGGTCAATTTCCCGCCGCGCCGCATTGGCCCCTTCAGTTCCGAGATACTGGTAACAGGCGTGGCCGATGAGCTCGGTGACATTGTGTTAACTACAGTAGATGCTCCGGTGCCGAACGGGGCGCGGCTGGCTTAG
- a CDS encoding DUF4296 domain-containing protein, whose translation MKSLSIRALLALSVLLAACQRPEEPVPPQKLLSKPDFARLLIELHLMESRVDAARLSRDSSVALFEQVKDSLLRSHQTTDSAFQQTYRYYSIHGKDLQEVYDVVIDSLNLRGVRLQGKSPKPAAPRSAPEHLL comes from the coding sequence GTGAAAAGTCTCTCCATCCGGGCGCTACTGGCCCTAAGTGTGTTACTGGCTGCCTGCCAACGGCCTGAAGAGCCCGTGCCGCCGCAAAAGCTGCTGTCCAAACCGGACTTTGCGCGCCTGCTGATAGAACTGCATCTGATGGAAAGCCGTGTGGATGCTGCCCGCCTCTCGCGCGACTCCTCGGTGGCCCTGTTTGAACAGGTGAAAGACAGCCTATTGCGGAGCCACCAGACCACGGATTCAGCCTTTCAGCAAACGTACCGCTACTACAGCATCCATGGGAAAGACCTGCAGGAGGTATATGATGTGGTGATTGACTCGCTGAACCTGCGGGGTGTGCGGCTGCAGGGGAAGTCGCCTAAGCCAGCCGCGCCCCGTTCGGCACCGGAGCATCTACTGTAG
- a CDS encoding DUF58 domain-containing protein codes for MNTPQATPLQQLLRKLRQFEIRIRQAVDAQLQGDFHSVFKGTGLEFDDVRLYQYGDEVRAIDWAVSSKGHGTFVKTYKEEREQQVLLLLDVSASQRVGAEGRRKLDVGREICGILALTAARQSAQLGILAFSNQKELYMPPGKGIRHAYALIKSLFDLEPRSPSTAVAAGIKQALGLLKRRTVVVLISDFIDTAYERELTMLARKHDLVVVQLLDRREREFPPLGIVPLHDQETNRTVWVNTSSATFRARYRATYEQNREQISQICRRHRTEFLSITTDADYLPQLVNLFRRRNQRGNRG; via the coding sequence ATGAATACGCCTCAGGCCACGCCACTACAACAGCTACTGCGCAAACTACGGCAATTCGAAATCCGGATTCGTCAGGCCGTGGACGCGCAATTACAGGGCGACTTCCATTCCGTATTCAAAGGCACGGGGCTGGAGTTCGACGATGTGCGCCTGTATCAGTACGGCGACGAGGTGCGCGCCATTGACTGGGCCGTATCCAGCAAAGGCCACGGCACCTTCGTTAAAACCTATAAAGAAGAGCGGGAGCAGCAGGTGCTGCTTTTGCTGGATGTCAGCGCCTCCCAGCGGGTGGGCGCCGAAGGCCGGCGCAAGCTGGATGTGGGCCGCGAAATCTGCGGGATTCTGGCCCTCACGGCCGCACGGCAGTCGGCGCAGTTGGGTATTCTGGCCTTTTCCAATCAGAAAGAGCTGTATATGCCGCCGGGAAAAGGCATCCGGCACGCCTACGCCCTCATTAAATCCCTGTTTGATCTGGAGCCCCGCTCGCCCAGCACGGCTGTGGCCGCCGGCATAAAGCAGGCACTGGGCCTGCTCAAGCGGCGCACGGTAGTGGTGCTGATTTCCGATTTTATTGATACGGCCTATGAGCGGGAGCTGACCATGCTGGCCCGCAAACACGACCTGGTGGTGGTGCAGCTGCTGGACCGCCGGGAGCGGGAGTTCCCGCCCCTGGGCATTGTGCCTCTGCACGACCAAGAAACCAACCGCACGGTGTGGGTAAATACCTCCTCCGCCACGTTCCGGGCGCGCTACCGGGCCACCTACGAGCAAAACCGCGAGCAGATCAGCCAGATCTGCCGCCGCCACCGCACCGAGTTTTTATCCATCACCACCGACGCCGACTACCTTCCCCAGCTAGTCAATCTGTTTCGGCGGCGCAACCAGCGTGGCAACCGTGGGTAA
- a CDS encoding vWA domain-containing protein, whose product MMTFLEGLRYSTLTGYTWEWPRVLLLLPLVPLLFGVRWLLAYRNRRRLGVAFVAGRLRTDWSAVLRFLPDVVLALSLMFGLLALARPQRTDERVAQTGEGIDILLVLDVSGSMELQDLQPNRLEAAKRVAREFVDGRTGDRIGLVAFAGDAYSLAPLTTDYDLLRENLNELRLGMIANDGTAIGTALGVATNRMRDSPSSTKVCILLSDGENTAGNLDPLLAAQLAHAYGLRLYTIGLGQDGTIPFGTDEFGRPRYVETRLDESTMRQLATAGGGQFFRATDTKALRQIFRQIDRLEKSEIRQTRFRNTRDYYRYYLYWCVGLWMLWLGLKNTFLTNSMED is encoded by the coding sequence ATGATGACCTTTCTGGAAGGGCTTCGGTACAGCACGCTCACGGGGTATACCTGGGAGTGGCCGCGTGTGCTGCTCTTGCTGCCGCTGGTGCCCCTGCTGTTTGGTGTTCGGTGGTTGCTGGCGTACCGTAACCGCCGCCGACTGGGCGTGGCCTTTGTGGCGGGCCGGCTCCGCACCGACTGGAGCGCGGTGCTACGGTTTCTGCCCGATGTTGTGCTGGCCCTCAGCCTCATGTTTGGCCTGCTGGCCCTGGCCCGTCCCCAGCGCACCGATGAGCGGGTAGCCCAGACCGGAGAGGGTATTGATATTCTGCTAGTCCTGGATGTGTCGGGCTCCATGGAGCTGCAGGACCTGCAGCCCAACCGCCTGGAAGCCGCCAAACGCGTGGCCCGGGAATTTGTGGATGGCCGCACCGGCGACCGAATCGGGCTGGTGGCCTTTGCCGGCGATGCGTACTCCCTGGCCCCGCTCACCACCGACTATGACCTGCTGCGCGAGAACCTGAATGAGCTGCGCCTGGGTATGATTGCCAACGATGGCACCGCCATTGGCACCGCCCTGGGCGTAGCCACCAACCGCATGCGCGATTCGCCGAGCAGCACCAAAGTGTGCATTCTGCTTTCGGATGGTGAAAACACGGCCGGCAACCTCGACCCGCTGCTGGCTGCCCAGCTGGCACACGCTTACGGCCTGCGCCTGTATACCATTGGGCTGGGGCAGGATGGCACCATTCCCTTCGGCACCGATGAGTTTGGCCGCCCCCGCTACGTAGAAACCCGCCTGGATGAAAGCACTATGCGCCAGCTGGCCACGGCCGGTGGCGGGCAATTTTTCCGGGCCACCGATACCAAAGCCCTGCGGCAGATTTTCCGACAGATCGACCGCCTGGAAAAGTCCGAAATCCGCCAGACCCGCTTCCGCAATACCCGCGACTACTACCGGTATTACCTGTACTGGTGCGTGGGGCTGTGGATGCTCTGGCTGGGCCTGAAAAATACTTTTCTCACCAATTCCATGGAAGACTAA
- a CDS encoding YggS family pyridoxal phosphate-dependent enzyme, which yields MSIAENIQQFEQELAGTNCRLVVVTKTHPVELLREAYTAGSRLFGENRVQEMVAKQPELPADIEWHLIGHLQTNKVKYIAPFVHTVESIDSLKLLVELEKQAARHNRVIQGLLQFHIAEEEAKTGLSLAEAEAILQSAEYKAMRHVQLTGVMGVATFTKDENQLRREFQELKGYFDLLKSRYFVDQPAFREISMGMSSDYRLAIAEGSTLIRVGSAIFGARG from the coding sequence ATGAGCATAGCCGAAAATATTCAGCAGTTTGAGCAGGAGCTGGCCGGTACCAACTGCCGGCTGGTTGTGGTAACCAAAACCCACCCCGTAGAACTTCTGCGCGAAGCCTATACGGCCGGCAGCCGTCTGTTTGGCGAAAATCGGGTGCAGGAAATGGTAGCCAAACAGCCAGAGCTACCCGCAGATATTGAGTGGCACCTGATTGGGCATCTGCAGACCAACAAGGTGAAGTACATTGCCCCGTTTGTGCACACAGTAGAAAGCATCGACAGCCTGAAGCTACTGGTTGAGCTGGAAAAGCAGGCCGCCCGGCACAACCGCGTCATTCAGGGCTTGCTGCAGTTTCATATTGCGGAAGAAGAAGCCAAAACGGGCCTTTCACTGGCGGAGGCCGAGGCCATTCTGCAATCGGCGGAGTATAAAGCCATGCGCCACGTGCAGCTGACCGGGGTAATGGGCGTGGCCACTTTCACGAAGGACGAAAACCAGCTGCGGCGGGAGTTTCAGGAGCTGAAAGGCTATTTTGACCTGCTGAAAAGCCGCTATTTCGTTGATCAACCCGCTTTTCGGGAAATATCCATGGGCATGAGCTCCGATTATCGGCTGGCTATTGCCGAAGGAAGTACGCTCATTCGGGTGGGCAGCGCTATTTTTGGGGCCCGCGGGTAG
- a CDS encoding DUF423 domain-containing protein → MSARLILQLAAFLGALGVGIGAFGAHGLRPMLEAAGRFDTFETAVRYQFYHTLALAAVGVLLAARPELRGLGLTAGLWLGGMVLFCGSLFALCFTGYTKLGAVAPIGGLLFIAGWISLLVAARQL, encoded by the coding sequence ATGTCCGCTCGTCTGATCCTGCAACTTGCTGCTTTCCTGGGTGCGCTGGGCGTGGGTATTGGCGCTTTTGGTGCCCACGGGCTCCGGCCCATGCTGGAGGCCGCCGGCCGCTTCGATACGTTTGAAACGGCCGTGCGCTACCAGTTTTACCATACGCTGGCCCTGGCTGCCGTGGGCGTGCTGCTGGCCGCGCGCCCTGAGCTGCGCGGCCTGGGCCTCACGGCCGGCCTGTGGCTGGGCGGCATGGTGCTTTTCTGCGGCTCTCTGTTCGCGCTGTGCTTTACGGGCTACACCAAGCTGGGTGCCGTAGCGCCCATTGGCGGCCTGCTGTTTATTGCGGGCTGGATCAGCCTGCTGGTGGCGGCCCGCCAGCTGTAG
- the hutI gene encoding imidazolonepropionase, whose translation MPYSLLIQNCRQLLTMASETGTNLQPLSREELTDWVLIPDAYIGCEGDTIVALGPMAELDLGQITPATTVIDAAGCVVMPGLVECHTHLVFAGNRAHEFQRKLRGESYLDILASGGGILSTVRATRAASEEELLTQALHHLEGFRRYGVTTIEAKSGYGLDKETELRLVRVAREAGRQQPAQVVCTFLGAHVVPPEFKGQPKAYLDYLVAEVLPELRGEAEFVDIFCEEGAFSLADAEVYLAQARQLGFQLKIHAEQLHNLGGCAMAAALGATSVDHCDYLSGEDAAQVAANGRTVAVLLPLVPLFLRQQQYAPGRELIRQGVPVAISTDFNPGSCPSKNLWLALSVACLNMGLTPREALAGVTLNAAWAINRQESIGSLEPGKRADILVLDVADYEEIPYWLGENPVHSVIIGGVLQPR comes from the coding sequence ATGCCCTATTCTCTACTCATCCAAAACTGCCGCCAGCTCCTGACTATGGCCAGCGAAACCGGTACCAATCTGCAACCTTTGAGCAGAGAGGAGCTAACAGATTGGGTGCTAATTCCTGATGCCTATATCGGCTGTGAGGGAGATACTATTGTGGCGCTGGGCCCCATGGCTGAGCTGGATTTAGGGCAGATTACGCCAGCTACCACCGTAATAGACGCCGCCGGGTGCGTGGTGATGCCCGGGCTGGTAGAGTGCCACACCCACCTGGTGTTTGCCGGCAACCGGGCCCACGAGTTTCAGCGCAAGCTCCGCGGCGAGTCCTACCTGGATATTCTGGCCTCCGGGGGCGGCATTCTGAGCACCGTGCGGGCCACCCGGGCCGCCTCGGAAGAAGAGCTGCTAACCCAGGCGCTGCACCATCTGGAAGGCTTTCGGCGCTATGGAGTAACCACCATTGAAGCCAAGAGCGGCTACGGCCTGGATAAGGAAACCGAATTGCGCCTGGTGCGCGTGGCCCGCGAAGCCGGCCGCCAGCAGCCGGCCCAGGTGGTTTGCACGTTTCTGGGCGCCCACGTAGTGCCGCCGGAGTTTAAGGGGCAGCCTAAGGCTTACTTAGATTATCTGGTAGCGGAGGTATTGCCGGAACTGCGGGGCGAGGCCGAGTTTGTGGATATTTTCTGTGAAGAAGGCGCCTTCAGTCTGGCCGATGCGGAGGTGTACCTGGCGCAGGCCCGGCAACTGGGCTTCCAGTTGAAAATTCATGCTGAGCAGCTGCATAACCTGGGCGGCTGCGCCATGGCCGCCGCGCTGGGTGCCACCAGCGTAGACCACTGCGACTATCTTTCCGGGGAGGATGCGGCTCAGGTGGCGGCCAACGGCCGTACGGTGGCGGTGCTGTTGCCGCTGGTGCCGCTGTTTCTGCGCCAGCAGCAGTACGCGCCGGGCCGGGAGCTAATCCGGCAGGGAGTGCCCGTGGCCATCAGCACCGATTTCAATCCCGGTTCCTGCCCCAGCAAAAACCTGTGGCTGGCGCTATCGGTGGCCTGCCTGAACATGGGGCTCACCCCCCGCGAGGCCCTGGCCGGCGTTACCCTGAACGCTGCCTGGGCCATAAATCGGCAGGAAAGCATCGGTAGCCTGGAGCCTGGCAAACGCGCCGATATCCTGGTGCTGGACGTAGCCGACTACGAAGAAATACCCTACTGGCTGGGCGAAAACCCGGTGCACAGTGTCATTATTGGGGGGGTGCTCCAGCCACGCTAG
- a CDS encoding T9SS type A sorting domain-containing protein, with the protein MKKLLLTLALAFSGSELLAQLPTNSFAITSLCPASAGNPSILKKINTNGTLTTVGTIQEGSTPLILNALGYDNNPDASQRAAYGMQVVQPITINNFQTPPNLYKINLATAQATKIGAIAPPPVPPSSLFSFYLSQTLNFVGDGSPTSTYYVGAATFRYSIFTGRVDMVKLYVGTVPLLPVPSATATWRVLDISEPNTAAVVENFRLQVQAFISSGGSGPTPEGGIQDWVYDPFSGNLVSYLGQEFKYLTIKNPGTAPVATTTLIPAANRIPTPSAQDIGSMFTDKVGNVYVVTANSGTIFRVDRTTGYYTALSYPGAFGCSRGDAVSFAGALPLPVELISFSARPAPGQVALQWETASEDNTRQFTVQRSQDGLAWMAVATVAATNSAHGARYQARDMAPPTGQLFYRLAMEDLDGTRAYSPVETVTYQASAAWAAYPNPAHDFLLVEGTGGAGEVLLLNGLGQVVRRLPAPAPHTPLRIATAGLPAGLYYITARDRAGRAISEKIEVR; encoded by the coding sequence ATGAAAAAATTATTACTTACCCTGGCTTTGGCATTTTCCGGCAGCGAGCTACTCGCCCAGCTTCCTACCAACAGCTTTGCCATTACCTCTCTGTGTCCGGCCAGTGCCGGCAACCCATCCATCCTGAAAAAGATAAACACCAATGGCACCCTGACTACCGTGGGCACCATTCAGGAGGGCTCTACGCCGCTTATTCTGAATGCGCTGGGCTATGACAATAATCCCGATGCCAGCCAGCGGGCGGCTTACGGCATGCAGGTGGTGCAGCCCATTACTATTAATAACTTTCAGACGCCCCCTAACTTATACAAGATCAACCTGGCTACGGCGCAGGCTACCAAAATTGGCGCCATTGCGCCCCCACCGGTTCCCCCGTCAAGCTTATTCTCCTTTTATCTAAGCCAGACACTGAATTTTGTGGGCGATGGTAGCCCCACTTCTACGTACTATGTGGGGGCAGCCACGTTCCGCTACAGCATATTCACCGGGCGGGTAGACATGGTAAAACTTTACGTGGGCACGGTGCCCCTGCTGCCAGTGCCCAGCGCAACAGCTACCTGGCGGGTGCTGGATATCAGCGAGCCAAACACGGCGGCGGTAGTGGAGAACTTCCGCCTGCAGGTGCAGGCATTTATTAGCTCCGGGGGCAGTGGGCCCACGCCGGAAGGCGGAATTCAGGATTGGGTGTACGACCCTTTTTCGGGCAATCTGGTCAGCTACCTGGGGCAGGAGTTTAAATATCTGACCATTAAGAACCCGGGTACTGCTCCCGTAGCTACCACCACCCTGATTCCTGCCGCCAACCGCATACCCACCCCCAGTGCCCAGGACATCGGCTCTATGTTCACAGATAAAGTGGGTAACGTTTACGTGGTAACGGCCAATAGCGGCACCATTTTCCGGGTAGACCGCACCACCGGCTACTATACAGCCCTGTCGTATCCTGGCGCGTTTGGGTGCTCCCGCGGTGATGCCGTCAGCTTTGCCGGGGCACTGCCGCTGCCGGTGGAACTCATCAGCTTTTCGGCCCGGCCCGCCCCCGGGCAGGTAGCGCTGCAATGGGAAACTGCTTCCGAAGACAATACCCGGCAGTTTACCGTGCAGCGCAGCCAGGATGGGTTGGCCTGGATGGCAGTGGCCACCGTTGCGGCCACTAATTCCGCGCACGGCGCCCGCTACCAGGCCCGGGACATGGCGCCGCCTACCGGCCAGCTGTTTTACCGGCTGGCCATGGAGGACCTGGATGGTACACGGGCCTATTCCCCGGTAGAAACTGTCACTTATCAGGCATCGGCGGCCTGGGCGGCTTACCCCAACCCGGCCCACGATTTTTTACTGGTAGAAGGCACGGGCGGCGCCGGAGAAGTACTACTGCTCAACGGCCTGGGGCAGGTAGTGCGGCGGCTCCCGGCGCCCGCACCGCACACGCCGCTGCGCATAGCTACGGCCGGGCTGCCTGCCGGCTTGTATTATATCACTGCCCGGGATAGGGCCGGCCGGGCCATTTCTGAGAAGATTGAGGTGCGTTAG
- a CDS encoding YkvA family protein translates to MFAQLKAQARALKAELYALYYAAQDARTPWYAKALMGFTIAYAMSPIDLIPDFIPVLGYLDDLLIVPAGIALSIRLIPAEVMVQARRRAQEQALEKKPNWVAGGIILALWIVVLGLAGHYAYEWYVHRTQSR, encoded by the coding sequence ATGTTCGCTCAGCTAAAAGCGCAGGCCAGGGCCCTCAAGGCCGAACTGTACGCCCTGTATTATGCCGCCCAGGATGCCCGCACGCCCTGGTACGCCAAGGCCCTGATGGGCTTTACCATTGCCTACGCCATGAGCCCCATTGACCTCATTCCGGACTTTATCCCGGTGCTGGGCTATCTGGATGATCTGCTGATTGTGCCAGCCGGCATTGCTTTAAGCATAAGGCTGATACCGGCCGAGGTAATGGTGCAGGCACGCCGGCGCGCCCAAGAGCAGGCGCTGGAGAAAAAGCCCAATTGGGTAGCCGGCGGTATTATTCTAGCCTTGTGGATAGTAGTGTTGGGCCTGGCAGGGCACTATGCCTACGAATGGTATGTGCACCGGACGCAGAGCCGCTAA
- a CDS encoding cupin domain-containing protein, producing MIYKGKVIENPVTGQSIRFVETAKDSGGEKVEVEVIYRKNTIQSLLYYHPLQQISLEVAQGELHLQLNDTEQVLKKGAKLLIPAGQPHTLWNAADLPTILRWTATPALRSEEFLTSVFQLAQDGQVSAAGNPTLLQSALLVHEFRQEFKLAAPARWLWWTLFAVLRPIARLTGLQEVRPR from the coding sequence ATGATTTATAAGGGAAAGGTTATCGAAAACCCGGTGACGGGGCAGAGTATTCGCTTTGTAGAAACGGCGAAAGACTCAGGAGGTGAAAAAGTGGAGGTGGAGGTGATATATCGAAAAAACACCATCCAGTCGTTGCTTTACTACCACCCGCTGCAGCAAATAAGTCTGGAAGTAGCGCAGGGCGAATTGCACCTGCAGCTAAATGATACCGAGCAGGTACTGAAAAAAGGGGCGAAGCTACTGATACCGGCGGGCCAGCCCCACACCCTATGGAATGCCGCCGACCTGCCCACCATTCTGCGCTGGACCGCTACGCCCGCCCTGCGCAGTGAGGAATTCCTGACCTCGGTGTTTCAGCTGGCCCAGGATGGACAGGTTTCCGCCGCCGGCAACCCTACGCTGCTGCAGTCGGCGTTGCTGGTGCACGAGTTCCGGCAGGAGTTTAAGCTGGCGGCACCTGCCCGCTGGCTGTGGTGGACGCTTTTTGCCGTGCTGCGGCCCATTGCGCGGCTTACCGGCCTGCAGGAGGTGCGTCCCCGCTAG
- the pncA gene encoding bifunctional nicotinamidase/pyrazinamidase, giving the protein MKALLLIDIQNDFVPGGALAVPEGDAIIPLVNTLQPQFELVVATQDWHPGGHKSFASAHAGQAVFSTIELHGQPQVLWPDHCVQDTPGTELHPALDTRRIEAIFRKGMNPEIDSYSGFYDNGHLKSTGLAHYLRGKGVTQVYIAGLAADYCVYFTAKDALAEGFATVVLADATRAISEEGFAQATADIIQRGGQVLTSAEALAIGQPA; this is encoded by the coding sequence ATGAAGGCTTTGCTGCTGATAGATATTCAAAACGATTTTGTGCCCGGCGGGGCGCTGGCCGTGCCCGAGGGCGACGCTATAATTCCGCTGGTAAATACCCTGCAGCCGCAGTTTGAGCTGGTGGTAGCCACCCAGGACTGGCACCCCGGCGGGCACAAGAGCTTTGCCTCGGCGCATGCCGGGCAGGCTGTGTTTTCTACCATTGAGCTGCACGGCCAGCCCCAGGTGCTGTGGCCCGACCACTGTGTGCAGGATACCCCGGGCACCGAGCTGCACCCCGCCCTGGATACCCGCCGCATAGAGGCCATCTTCCGCAAGGGCATGAACCCCGAAATTGACAGCTACAGCGGCTTTTATGATAACGGGCACCTGAAGTCGACGGGGCTGGCGCACTACCTGCGCGGCAAAGGCGTAACGCAGGTTTACATTGCCGGCCTGGCCGCCGATTATTGCGTGTATTTCACGGCCAAGGATGCCCTGGCCGAAGGCTTTGCAACGGTGGTGCTGGCCGATGCTACCCGGGCTATTTCCGAGGAAGGGTTTGCCCAGGCCACGGCCGATATCATCCAGCGGGGCGGGCAGGTTTTAACCAGTGCCGAAGCCCTGGCCATTGGGCAGCCAGCGTAG